Proteins from a single region of Dictyostelium discoideum AX4 chromosome 5 chromosome, whole genome shotgun sequence:
- a CDS encoding mitochondrial substrate carrier family protein, which produces MTSINDSKFSLQNFLKCGMGGALGCCFTHVVVVPMDVVKTRIQIDPIKYNQGMIKSMQSIVRQEGGGMLLQGLGATTYGYAIQGFFKFGLYDVLKKKFSSQFSDEVAKTYRIPIWVTASAIAETIGDIALCPFEAVRIRQVSNPTFASGFFSGFNRILKEEGFSGFYKGLTPIILKQVPYTASQFVTYELANDYLYKYLASSRNIKREDLSDKQRLGVILTTGAISGLVASLVSHPADTILSKINQEKTDGGATKAIANIIKRLGVRGLFLGVEARCVMVTTLVTVQFLIYDGLKLLFK; this is translated from the coding sequence atgacaagtataaatgattcaaaattttcacttcaaaattttttaaaatgtggTATGGGTGGTGCATTAGGATGTTGTTTTACACATGTAGTAGTGGTACCAATGGATGTTGTTAAAACTAGAATTCAAATTGAtccaattaaatataatcaaGGTATGATAAAGAGTATGCAAAGTATAGTTAGACAAGAGGGAGGTGGTATGTTATTACAGGGATTGGGTGCTACAACCTATGGATATGCAATTCAAggtttctttaaatttggatTGTATGATGTTTTAAAGAAGAAATTCTCATCACAATTCTCTGACGAGGTTGCCAAAACATACAGAATCCCAATTTGGGTCACAGCATCAGCGATCGCCGAAACCATTGGTGATATCGCTTTATGTCCATTCGAAGCTGTTCGTATTCGTCAAGTGTCAAACCCAACATTTGCAAGTGGTTTCTTTAGTGGATTCAatagaattttaaaagagGAGGGATTCAGTGGGTTCTATAAAGGTTTGACCCCTATCATTCTCAAGCAAGTACCTTATACAGCATCACAATTTGTGACCTATGAATTGGCAAATGATTACCTTTACAAATATTTAGCATCAAGTAGAAATATCAAAAGAGAGGATCTATCGGATAAACAAAGATTAGGTGTCATTTTAACTACTGGTGCAATCTCTGGTTTAGTGGCTTCATTGGTTTCTCATCCAGCTGATACCATCCTctcaaaaattaatcaagAAAAGACTGATGGTGGTGCAACAAAAGCAATCGCAAATATCATTAAACGTCTTGGTGTACGTGGTTTATTCTTAGGTGTTGAAGCAAGATGTGTAATGGTTACTACATTAGTAACAGTTCAATTCTTAATTTATGatggtttaaaattattatttaaataa
- a CDS encoding peptidase M3A and M3B domain-containing protein has translation MKKEIGNVLFKSINNKNNSIRLITSTNNSSNENVGLLGIKELKTPKGWEDLFHKKNEKINEIRDHIIPIKINQESTIEQLKETLYYIDGISRELCDLMDPAQFVMNVIPYGPHKIESHKAFLKMSDTVNRLNANSDLYQLLLVIRDHKHYHQLPNDHQLFLNEMIKESEVNGINLKPKEKYEIMKLKDEIFAQGSMFIEQSLNSYKHPPNVTLNIPYSSLVGHLPLKYLQQLPPKKPDGNVPFIPTDYLVAGILKYIPDPNIRYSVHRLQSISNCYDSVLNHLVQLISKRYQLAKTLGCENYSFYELKNKLLKTPTQDLSKEYKEKSDEELNKLIEIKKRMEPNNPNNDKIFSFDLPFYKNQMSKEFYKSHSLDKEELSQYFTLENVLNGLNIIVNKLFNSQLKIVPMNNGESWDKSVIKFNLLRNDENKTILGIMYLDPWERQDKATGCVNHPIGLGYKKFKILKNNLKNNLKNEDDDDDEYNDEYNLPKCSITCSFTQNNFNEPLKSKLQHSDVETLFHEFGHALHTLMSRCNFQHLCGTRGPTDFIEIPSTLMENFSWNQDLLQQFAINSMGKPISNEMVTNLKKTRNLFQGIETQEQISLAFLDLKLHTVETDKNTSTNIGDTNMSPAQILSTLHQQQIGIHGTVSNFFLTSFNHLFYYGASYYSYLLAKDYSKRIWINHFDSGKQLNLEKGQFYQQNFLKPGASIDPSLILNKFINKNK, from the exons atgaaaaaagagattgg caatgtattatttaaatcaattaataataaaaataattcaattagatTAATAACATcaactaataatagtagtaatgaaAATGTGGGATTATTAggtattaaagaattaaagacACCAAAAGGATGGGAGGATTTATTTcataaaaagaatgaaaagaTTAATGAAATTAGGGATCATATAAtaccaattaaaatcaatcaaGAATCAACCATTGAGCAATTAAAAGAGAcattatattatattgatGGGATATCTAGAGAATTATGTGACCTTATGGATCCTGCACAATTCGTAATGAATGTCATTCCCTACGGACCACATAAAATTGAGTCACATAAAGCATTCCTAAAGATGAGTGACACTGTCAATAGACTAAATGCAAACTCTGATCTCTATCAACTACTATTGGTAATCAGGGACCACAAACACTATCACCAATTGCCAAACGATCATCAACTATTTCTCAATGAAATGATCAAAGAGTCTGAAGTGAATGGCATCAATTTGAAACCAAAAGAGAAATACGAaattatgaaattaaaagacGAGATATTTGCTCAAGGTTCAATGTTTATCGAACAATCTTTAAACTCTTATAAACATCCTCCCAATGTCACATTAAATATTCCCTACTCCTCATTGGTTGGTCATTTACCTCTGAAATACCTTCAACAATTACCTCCAAAGAAACCAGATGGTAATGTACCATTCATACCAACCGATTATCTAGTGGCTGGTATCTTAAAATATATACCCGATCCAAACATTAGATATTCAGTTCACAGACTACAATCCATTTCAAATTGTTATGATAGtgtattaaatcatttagttcaattaatttcaaaacgTTATCAATTAGCAAAAACTTTAGGTTGTgaaaattattcattttatgaattaaaaaataaattattaaaaactccAACTCaa gatttatcaaaagaatataaagaaaaatcagatgaagaattaaataaattaatagaaattaaaaaaagaatggaaccaaataatccaaataatgataaaatatttagtTTTGATTTACCATTTTATAAGAATCAAATGtcaaaagaattttataaaagtCATTCATTAGATAAAGAAGAACTTTCACAATATTTCACATTggaaaatgttttaaatggtttaaatataattgttaataaattatttaattcacaattaaaaattgtacCAATGAATAATGGTGAATCATGGGATAAATCAGTTATaaagtttaatttattaagaaatgatgaaaataaaacaatattaGGTATAATGTATTTAGATCCATGGGAAAGACAAGATAAAGCAACTGGTTGTGTAAATCATCCAATTGGTTTAggttataaaaaatttaaaattttaaaaaataatttaaaaaataatttaaaaaatgaggatgatgatgatgatgaatataaTGATGAATATAATTTACCAAAATGTTCAATTACATGTTCATTTactcaaaataattttaatgaaccATTGAAATCAAAATTACAACATTCAGATGTAGAGACGTTGTTTCATGAATTTGGCCATGCGTTGCATACTTTGATGTCACGTTGTAATTTTCAACATTTGTGTGGTACAAGAGGTCCTACTGATTTCATAGAGATACCAAGTACATTGATGGAGAATTTCAGTTGGAATCAAGATTTACTTCAACAATTTGCAATTAATTCAATGGGTAAACCAATATCGAATGAAATGgtaacaaatttaaaaaagactAGAAATTTATTTCAAGGTATTGAAACTCAAGAACAAATTTCATTGGCTTTCttggatttaaaattacataCCGTAGAAACTGATAAAAATACAAGTACCAATATTGGTGATACAAATATGTCACCTGCTCAAATCTTAAGTACtttacatcaacaacaaattggTATTCATGGTACAGTttcaaatttctttttaaccTCTTTTAATCATCTCTTTTATTATGGCGCTTCTTATTATAGTTACCTTTTGGCAAAAGATTATAGTAAACGTATTTGGATCAATCATTTTGATTCTggaaaacaattaaatcttgaaaaaggtcaattttatcaacaaaattttttaaaacctgGTGCTTCAATTGATccttctttaattttaaataaatttataaataaaaataaataa
- the glnA2 gene encoding glutamine synthetase type I: MNKLVNKNIFINKNNSLKNFVNNYSTKTNNNNNNIFNKNKNDLKSFSSSSKLNNNNNNNNKYEESKLMNAEDLILNQIKISKSPFVKIAGSDIDGILRGKYLDKSKFESSIKKGLGFCSVIFGWDSSDSAYDNVKFTGNHTGYPDMGARPDLSTFRTIPWEYDVPLFLMDFIGTNGEPLPICPRSTLKKVIKKCHEHQFDPVQGMEFEWYNYSENNKSLLNKNFSNLEPLSNGMFGYSLLRTSQNSEFMNSLAELQGFGVPLEGLHTETGPGVYEAAIRFSTALESADRAILFKHCTKEIASLQGIMASFMAKPFKDLPGCSGHMHQNFNCLKTGKNLFLDESDPNHMSDIFKSFVAGQLLLLPEFLPFFAPTINSYKRLVDGYWAPTTPTWGMDNRTVALRIIKGGKATRSEFRVTGSDVNPYISIAASFAAGLYGVINKLELKQKPIIGNSYDLYKKGLVERLPRSLAESTELLSKSKIAKEYLGEEFVDHFVETRRWEYRQFNHQVHKWELERYLEII; this comes from the coding sequence atgaataaattagtaaataagaatatttttataaataaaaataattcattaaaaaactttgtaaataattattcaactaaaacaaataataataataataatatttttaataaaaataaaaatgatttaaaatcattcaGTAGTAGcagtaaattaaataataataataataataataataaatatgaagaatcaaaattaatgaatgcagaagatttaatattaaatcaaataaagatTTCAAAATCACCATTTGTAAAGATTGCAGGATCTGATATTGATGGAATTTTGAGGGGAAAATATTTGGATAAGAGTAAATTTGAATCATCTATAAAGAAAGGGTTAGGATTTTGTAGTGTAATATTTGGGTGGGACAGTTCTGATAGTGCCTATGATAATGTTAAATTCACAGGTAATCATACGGGGTATCCAGATATGGGAGCAAGACCAGATTTATCAACATTCCGTACCATTCCATGGGAATATGATGTACCACTATTCTTGATGGATTTCATTGGCACCAATGGAGAGCCATTACCTATTTGTCCTCGTTCCACTTTGAAAAAGGTTATAAAGAAATGCCACGAACATCAATTTGACCCTGTTCAAGGCATGGAATTCGAGTGGTATAATTAcagtgaaaataataaatcattgttGAATAAGAATTTCTCGAATTTAGAACCACTATCAAATGGTATGTTTGGGTATAGTTTATTAAGAACAAGTCAGAATTCTGAATTTATGAACTCTCTTGCCGAGCTACAAGGCTTTGGTGTACCATTGGAGGGGTTGCATACAGAGACCGGTCCTGGTGTTTACGAAGCTGCCATTAGGTTCTCCACTGCGTTAGAATCTGCTGACCGTGCAATACTATTCAAACATTGCACTAAGGAGATTGCATCGTTGCAGGGTATAATGGCAAGCTTCATGGCCAAACCATTCAAAGATTTGCCAGGCTGCTCAGGACACATGCAtcaaaatttcaattgtttaaaaacCGGTAAGAACCTATTCCTCGATGAATCCGACCCAAATCATATGTCTGACATTTTCAAATCATTCGTTGCTGgtcaattattattgttgccTGAGTTTTTACCATTTTTCGCACCAACAATCAATAGTTATAAACGTTTAGTCGATGGGTATTGGGCACCAACCACACCAACATGGGGAATGGATAATAGAACTGTAGCATTAAGAATTATCAAAGGTGGTAAAGCAACAAGATCAGAATTCAGAGTCACAGGATCAGATGTAAATCCTTACATTTCAATCGCCGCTTCATTCGCTGCTGGTCTCTATGGTGTCATTAAcaaattagaattaaaacaaaaaccaaTCATAGGTAATAGTTATGATCTCTATAAAAAAGGACTAGTTGAAAGATTACCAAGATCATTAGCTGAATCAACTGAATTACTATCAAAATCAAAGATTGCAAAAGAATACCTTGGTGAAGAATTTGTTGATCATTTCGTTGAAACTCGTCGTTGGGAATATAGACAATTCAATCATCAAGTTCATAAATGGGAATTAGAAAGatatttagaaattatttaa
- a CDS encoding SET domain-containing protein, with product MKKDEKQFQQFPNKGRTVQANTDLPKGSTVFRCAPFASSIEDSDKLATEKYCGFCLQRIPKSDSKECLCKNCKLYSVCKSCRSINESAVEPFQIIIKSTFHLGSDTRDMRLLLRIIANIANGKQGMQTPIDDYQDFMGLTSTLDKVDKEHMTKFKRGVTSISSLISSVRGVGYLKNTITIHEILECFSSVLTNAHQFSYATSKEIGRGVCPTGYFNHSCMPNTTWSLDDQGMLLFSTSSNVKKGDELSLGYLANEYPLKNRRRELLDGYYFFCQCPLCEFQSNLSGYLCEKCKEPLLNDSIVYHEPSLTNPLDTGIGLIKHLRKMIDFRQQSVEFKKMFSSEQLSNILQKGVPKHIQSVFNCDASDNEELQQIVEISERSIKSLPLINGEPIDFYPLSDRNYYEYFKQLKNSKISSPEELQRIKDKILSLINPTIYNSFKDKIDKRLLI from the exons ATGAAAAAGGATGAgaaacaatttcaacaatttcCAAATAAAGGAAGAACTGTGCAAGCCAATACTGATTTGCCAAAGGGTAGTACTGTATTTAGATGTGCGCCATTCGCTTCATCAATTGAAGATTCTGATAAATTGGCAACTGAAAAGTATTGTGGTTTCTGTTTACAGAGAATTCCGAAATCTGATAGTAAAGAATGTCTTTGTAAAAATTGTAAGCTTTATTCAGTTTGTAAATCATGTAGATCGATAAATGAAAGTGCTGTGGAACCATTTCAGATTATCATAAAGAG taCTTTTCATTTAGGTTCAGATACACGTGATATGAGGTTATTGTTAAGAATCATTGCAAACATCGCAAATGGTAAACAAGGAATGCAAACTCCAA TTGATGATTATCAGGATTTCATGGGTTTAACGAGTACATTGGATAAAGTTGATAAAGAACATATGACAAAATTTAAACGTGGTGTAACTTCAATAAGTAGTTTAATATCATCAGTACGTGGTGTTGGATACTTAAAAAACACTATTACAATCCATGAAATATTGGAATGCTTTTCCTCAGTTTTGACAAATGCTCATCAATTTTCCTATGCTACAAGTAAAGAGATTGGTAGAGGTGTTTGTCCAACTGGTTATTTCAATCATTCTTGTATGCCAAATACGACATGGTCATTGGATGATCAAGGTATGTTACTATTTTCAACGTCCtcaaatgttaaaaaagGTGATGAACTATCTCTTGGATATTTGGCAAATGAATACCCTTTAAAAAATCGTAGACGAGAATTATTGGATGGTTACTATTTCTTTTGTCAATGTCCACTTTGTGAATTTCAAAGTAACCTATCTGGTTATCTTTGTGAAAAATGTAAAGAACCATTACTAAATGACTCAATAGTATATCATGAACCAAGTTTAACAAATCCATTAGATACTGGTATTGGTTTA ATTAAACATTTAAGAAAAATGATCGATTTTAGACAACAATcggttgaatttaaaaagatgTTCTCCTCTGAACAACTTTCAAATATTCTTCAAAAAGGTGTACCCAAACATATTCAATCAGTATTTAATTGTGATGCATCTGATAATGAAGAACTACAACAAATCGTTGAAATCTCTGAACGTAGTATTAAATCTTTACCATTGATTAATGGCGaaccaattgatttttaCCCTTTATCTGATAGAAACTATTATGAATATttcaaacaattaaaaaattcaaaaatttcatCACCTGAAGAATTACAaagaattaaagataaaattttatctttaattaatccaacaatttataattcatttaaagataaaattgataaaagattattaatttaa